TATCTAGTTAGATTGAATTCTTCATCaattttcttacttttataGATCAGAATCTTATACCTAGTCTTTTTTCTCCAGATCTGTACTTGTCTTGAATGGAAATGGGGCTGATGTAGCTAAACATTGTGTGCCTGCAGTTCCTACAAAAAGGTATTAACCGGTTTGATATTCTATCTGTGGTTTTTAATCAAATCTCGTATTATTGatctgtatttttttgtttaaacttttACTAGGATATCGATCACATTTAGAAGAATGGATGTGGCCAGGCGGCCATTTGGGTATGTTCCAGAACCCGATCTTCAGGGGATCCAACCATTGGCCTATGAAGTTGAGCAGGAAAAGAAATCAAGTGGGCACAGACCTAGTCGTCACACAAACAGACATAAAGTCAGGAGAGGAGGTGGCAGGAATGATGCATTGGGATCTGCAACTAGAAATGATAGGTTCTCAGAGCCCCGTGACTCAAATCTAAGTTCATCAAGATCTGCATCTAGAAATGATAGGTTCTCGGAGCCCCGTGACTCGAATGTAAGTTCACCAAGATCTGCATCTAGAAATGATAGGTTCTCGGAGCCCCATGACTCGAATCTAAGTTCCTCAAGATCTGCAAATAGGTGGAGTAGGAAGCCTGGTAGTTAACAGATGCCGTATTATTAGGATCCAAGGTTCCTGTTGGTTCACAGTTTTTTGATCTTAATTAACAACCATGTGTTGGTTTTGTTCATGAAATCCTTTACATATCAACAAGTTTGTTATGGAGGTATTTTCACTTTGGTTTCTGGGAAAGCTTTACACAGCAGCAATTTTATTATCAGTGTATGCACAAGTTGGTCAGTTGGGGTGCTGCATTGGTAAATTTGTTTCCTAAGCCTCAGGCGCTAGTGTATATTTGAGTGTACTTTCGAGTCAATAATGGTTGCAATTTGGTGAGAAGTTGTGATTCATCTGTTTTTTTTAGGTGCCATGCTAAAATGTGGCTGGGTATAAGGCATTTTGACATATTTTTAAACTTCATACTCTTTATACAGTACTGATGACTAAATAGAAAATGTTCATTGTTGAGGTATAATGGTTGCATTGTGAGGTCAAGCATTCAGCATTGCTAGATTTGCTGGGTTTAGACTTGCAGCAGCTGGATCAAATTACTTCGAATTTGCTTGCTTATGAAAAGATTGGTTGAAGAGTGCTGTTAAATACATCAAATGAGatagttttgttttttgctAGTCTTTTTCTTGACATGTGAGTGAGAGGTTCTACATTTGTACTTATACAGTATACTTTGGTGGATGTTCACCACATTAATTTCGATTGTTTTATGAAGGTTTTGGTATAATATGCTAATAGTTTTTCTTATCCAAAATTAAGCAGGTTTACGTTTGTTTGTAGTGTAGTTCGTTTGAGATGATGTGGAACTTTTACGGCAAGGTTGCATTAACATTTTCAATGGCTGAACATTCTGACACCGTCTTATAGGAATGCTAGCTAACACCACACACTTTGAGCTTATTTGGATAATTTTATaggaatagaaaataaaatgacgaattaaattttatacaagTTAAAACTAACAGCCAAATATCCTCATCTaacaatacaatattttttggtaaaatctTTCAATAAAATGTCAGaattctttgatttcttttatatgcTTTCTTTACATTACAGCATATAAACTAGCATCTTCCTATTTCTGTACATGCACTATTGAATATTCtttactcattttatttattttcagttcTTTTATGTATCCTTATTTAAGCACATGAAACCATAGACAAGTTTGAGGCCGCTTTTGATAACAACTCAAATTAGTTTCACGTGGCATGCATTTTAATCTTAAAGAAAACTAATTCATTGTacagaaaaataattcaatgACTATTGGCTAGTGTTAATCACCTGCGACCTTATTGGTTAACTGGTTGTTTAGTAAAATTgccaaatatattattattcgtCTATCCAAATATAagaaattgttaaatttttccaaaaatatcCTTAAGCTTTCAGTGTCATGTTTACCTCTCTCCATTGATAGGTTTTCGACgtataattacaattttatattttaactttaagtGGATAGTTATAACCTAAAAAGTTATCACCAAAATGGTAAATTGATTGCATTTTATGAACTATTGTTAAACCCTTGAGCATCCCTAAAAATTTGAGATATCTCCATAACATGAAACAATAAAGAATACACAACTATTCACCAGATGAAGATTTCAAATCCATTGTTACACGAACAACCATATTATTAAACCATACATTGAATGGTCATTTAAACATACATGTATTCACCACCTCGAATTGCATTTTCAGCACCTTTCCTCTCTTCTTCAGCTTCCTTTTCACGCTCCTTCCAGCTCTCATAGGCATGATCATCAGTTTGCAGCTCATGCCGACAGATGGGACAAGAATTGTGCTCATCCTGCCACATAAAGGATAAAATTGAACACACCTTATATCTAATCATGTCATTTCTTAAAAGAATTCCATagaataaaatgcatgaagttgaTATCAAAAGAAGAACATAAAATTTCCAATAGATCTGTGGAGTTAGGGACAATACCAGCCATGGCTTTAGACATGGTGGGTGGAATGTGTGCTTGCATGGCAACTCTTGCATTTTGtcatttaaaaccaagttctcCCTGCAAATAGCACACTCTGCATCTTTCCCCAAATTAGCCAGGATTTCCTCTGTGAGAGTAATGACCGGAAGATTTGCCACAACCTCTTTACTGGCAGGAGGTGCTTTTGGGGCTACAGGACCTCCATCCACCAtctaaccaaaaaaaataaaaattaaagcaagTCTCCCTTGAGTGAACCGTGCAAAGTGTAACAATGGAATGGCTCTGCTCATAATagacaaaatatatatcaatcaaAAAGCAAGTTCAAAAGAGCTACAATATGACCAACGAATTAACAAAATGAGTTGAATTGAGTAAGTTGTTTGTATCAAGTTACCCTTCAAATGATGCGTTAATATCAATAAGACAATAACAGATCCACTAAAGTGGCTGCAACAAGAGACAGTATGTATAAGGATTTAAAAAGAAGTTGACTTGATTCCTAGGCTGTCAGCATTGATTCCTTAACCTGTTGTGAAAAAGTATTCTATTGAACCAAATTCAAGTAGCTTGGTTTGTTAAATTTAACCTGAAGAAATTCTTGCTCAAAGTCAACTAGGTATACTCAAGTTCCAAGTAGAGCCTAGACAATTTGTCAATGATCTCAAATGAATCTACAATAGCGTGGTTTTCTTATGTAGTTATGCTCAGTTCAAACATTGACTAAGCCACATTATACCTCTCTCTTGGAAATTATCCAACTTCAGAAACTAGACCTAGAAATTCAAAGCCATTATGATATTTAAGAGTGTAAAATTGAAACTGTGATAAATGATGGAAATCAGaagcacatgatttttttttaataaaataccaaGGGCACAACTTCTTCCAATCTATTTAGAAGATCTTGAAGCATATTTGCGGCATCCTCTTGAGTGGTTTCATTTGCTGCTGGAGCTTGAGAGGATTCAGCAGCAAAGAGTGTAGCAGCTGTTGTCAAGaggtttgactgcaccaaccATTGAGGCTGTGGTGGCTCAGGATCAACCGTAAGGTGCCCCTCAAAAAGATATCCTGAAACATGGCAAAATGTGATAAACACAAGACAAAGGTCAATGATTTCAAAACCTCTGAAGGATATGCACAACACATAAACatgaaaaaactaaaactaagaaggaaaggaaaggaaaaaaagcaattattctgaaaataaaatcaCCTCTGTTTGCCTGATTATCTGAAGGTTGTAAAGCTTGTGATGGGTTATCTTCTAGATGCAAATGTTCCCTGGCCTGAGCAATGCAAGCCTTCAACTTCTCCTTCTCAGAAGGTTCAGAAACAAGCAAATGAGCCTGCTCAAAAAGGCCCAGTCCAGCATTCCAGAAACCTGGTGCTGTATACCTGGTCTTCAACACAGTAGCAACTCGGCatataaccaaataaaactGCCACCACCAGCAACAACACAGTCAATTTCCTAGCTTTTAGCTTTTCAGCAAACAATaactaacattttcttttacatcaAAGTTGAGAAAAAGGAAAGGTTGACCTATTCAAAGGTCACACCTGCCACAAGCCTACCAAGAAAGCACAGATACAAtacatgacacaaatgcaatacCACACATactagaaatttttaaaatcacgAAGACACTACACAACTATAATACACcatataaattgatttaaaattaacaatataaaaattctaAATCATAAGAGAGAAACCATGTTTTAAAAATGAGTACGAGTCAACTTCtaacaaggttttaaattgtgggTTACAGTCTTGCTTGCAATTTTGTCACAAATTTTCTGCAAAATGATAGATTGTGAGTCACAATCTATCATATTGCAGACAATATCAGACAAATGCAATTGAGAAGGCCGCAACGCAATTGCAGACACCCTAAAAACCTTGCAGTCGCAGACTGTTTTTCAAAACCTTGACGTAGCTACAATCAAATACAACAATTTATCTAAATATTGTGATATTCCAATTTGTATTGgcattccaaaataaaaaataaaatgcagcTAGAAGACTTCAAAGTGTTCATAAGTTCGTAAACATGACCTACAGAATTTTCAGTTGAATCAATGATTGCCACAATAACCATATGAGCTAAGTTCACCAAACaa
This region of Glycine soja cultivar W05 chromosome 17, ASM419377v2, whole genome shotgun sequence genomic DNA includes:
- the LOC114392766 gene encoding E3 ubiquitin-protein ligase AIP2-like; this translates as MESEDLVKQELEELQKQLGKKLKFEASISSLKSLLQRTYPSASPALRKSFYLVICRVATVLKTRYTAPGFWNAGLGLFEQAHLLVSEPSEKEKLKACIAQAREHLHLEDNPSQALQPSDNQANRGYLFEGHLTVDPEPPQPQWLVQSNLLTTAATLFAAESSQAPAANETTQEDAANMLQDLLNRLEEVVPLMVDGGPVAPKAPPASKEVVANLPVITLTEEILANLGKDAECAICRENLVLNDKMQELPCKHTFHPPCLKPWLDEHNSCPICRHELQTDDHAYESWKEREKEAEEERKGAENAIRGGEYMYV